GCCCAGTATTCCCCCCAGCTTAGAGCCCACAATAATGACCAAAAAGATCTCTAGCGGATGCGCTTTCACACTCTTAGAGAAAATAAGCGGCTGCAATAACATATTGTCTAGGGCCTGCATAGAGGCAAACACTAAGGCCACCTTGATGAGCAAAGGCACTGTCTCTGCATAAAAATCAACATTCAGGCTAGAGCAAATGCAAACCAATAGGCCAAAAATTAAACCCAGAAAAGGACCCAAATAAGGCACCACATTGATAATGGCCGCAAAAAAGGCAATCAGAAAGGCATTGGGCGCCCCCACTAGCCAAAGCAAAAGCCAAACATAGACCGAAACCGCAGTGACCTGCCCCAAAATTCCCTCGAAATAGCGAATTAGCATTTTCTTAGTGAGCTGTAAGGTCTTATCTAGCTGAGCATCATACTTTTCTGGAAATGGCCCCTTGATCAAGTTGGCAAATAATCCCTCTTCCTGCAAAAAGAAAAAGGCAATAAAACTAACCGAGGTAATCAATACAAAGATGTTCCCCAGCCAAGCCAACATGGTCGAAAAGGTGGTTTTGAGCAAGGAGGCGGGATTGATGTACTGCAAGGCCTGCTGCTCCAATTGGACCAACCGACTGCTAGGCGCCGCCGTAACTAGGCTGTCGGCCCCAATAACTGGCACTTTTAGCCCCTCGCCCTGTACCGTAATATGCAGCTCAATATTGGGGCCGTTCAAACTATCACTAAGCTGCTGCACCATAGAATCTACAGAAACAATAGGGGGGAAAGGCCCCTGCTCTTGCTGCAATTGGGTGCTGTCTTCAACAAAAAAATCGTTTTCAGCCACTAAACCCCATTCTTCCAACTGCTCAAAACTATGGTTAATAGGGTCTTCTAAGCTTTCTAATAACTGCTTATAGTCCACACTAGCCAAGTTGCGGCCCTGCTGCACAATCACCGGAACAAATAAGGCCACAAATAAACCCAAAACAGTCAGAAATAAGGAAAGCGTAATTAAGGCCCTAGCCGAAGCCGGCAAACGAAACTTGCCTATCCGCAAACGACCCAAAAGATCCATAACGGGCGAGCCCAGCAAGGAGACAATCCAAGCAATCACCAACCAACTGATGATATCACTAAAGTAATAGAAGATGGCGGCCACAGCCAAAATGCCAAGACCAAAACCAATATAGGAGCGTATTTTTGCCATACTGTTGGAGGGATTAACGGCCCAATAGCTGCTCCCATTGGGACCATGAAATTGCCGGATGAGCCTGTTTCAAAGCAGCGAGCTTTGCTTCTTGCCGCTGCAAAAAATCTTGATGTGCCTGACTGTCGGGCCAGTTGGGCCGATGCCGAAAAGCAGCATACAATTTAGTAATTTTTTCTCTTAGCCCCCGCTCTTCTTGGGCCAAAAGACTTTGCCCAAAGCCCTGATAGATGTAATCTACAGCCCCTTGATTAGGATGCGCCCCATCATTAGCATAAAAACGATAGTCCCGAAGTTCATCCAATAAAATCTCATAGGCCGGAAAATAATGCAGCTGCGCAAATTCTTCCTCCAAAACTTCAGCCAATAGTAATAAACGAGCTTTGCTCCTTTGGTTGCCCTGGGCCCCATCTTTCAAATGCCGAATCGGACTGACCGTGAGGATGATCCGGCAACTAGGATTGATTTCCCATAAAACCCCCAAAACTCGCCTTAAAGCCGCCAAACCCTCCGCTATACTCATCTGCTGCCGCTCAAATTGCTTTTGGGGCAATTTATGGCAGTTATTGACAATCTGCCCCTCATGCTTATAGTAGTAGGCTGTCCCTAAGGTCAAAAACAGATAGTCCGCCCCCCAAAGCTGCGCCCTAGCTGCCTCAAAACGCCGCCGCATCAAGCCCAAAGCTACCTCTTTCTGAGGATGCGCAAAGTCTGTATGATAGGCAAAATGACGATAGAGCCCCTGATGCAAAAATAGTTCTTCGGCCTTGGGCCAAGCTCCGCTTAGTAAACGCTCCAAATTATGAGCTAGGGACAATGGATTGTAAATCTGACCAAAGGGCTGTAAGTCAATGTTGTAGGCTAGACGAGCCAAACGCAAACCCATTTCTTGGGCAAAACAAGAGCCCAAAGCCATTAAACGATGACTGTATTTTAAGGAAAAAGGCCATTGCGGTAGGGGCAGGGGAGCAGGCCAGGGACTGTAGGGCTTCATCTTTTAAGTTAAGATAGTAATTTTTAGTAAACTTCTACTTTGGCTCAACCTTTCTTTTTAACTAGCTGATTTAGATGGGCTTAGACATAAAAAAAGGCCACATTGCCATAGCAATGCGACCTTAAAGTCACCCCAATTAAAGCCCAAATATATACAGCTTTTTAAGAAGATGCAAACATTTAGAATAAAAAGTTATACTTGATTAGTAAACTTTCTGTAATAGAAACACGACGGCCCGTGCTTTCATAACCGTTTACTCCTGTATCGGGGTCATTGTCCCGATCTAGCTGTACTTGAACGTCATGGTCATAAAAGACAATTGTATTCAGGCTAATGGATAGTCCTTTGAAGATGTAGAGGTCGGTGGTGGTCAACCATTCTACATCTATATTTTGTGGATTGTGCAGATAGTCCGAGAATAAGGTCAAGGAGGTCTTCACTCCCAAACGAGGCTTTTTCTCGGCATTGAGGAAGAACTTATTTTTATACAAGATCTTCATGGTGGCCCCCAATTGCATGCTGTGGTTGGCGTAAAGTACACTATCGGCGGTCATGCCTGTGGGCCGAACACCCCAGCGACTAATAAAAGCCGCCCGATCGGTTCCCCCATAAGGCGTACCATGCACCCCCGCACTAGCATCGGCATTGGCTATGGCCGCAATAGAGTCATCGGCAACGATAATGCTTTTTAAGGAGGCGGGAGAAATCAAAACCGATAAATGGTCGTCGGGCTTATAAGAGATACTCGGCGAGATGGTTACTGTGGCCGGAGAGAAAAACTTAGAACGAGGGCTGCGACTAGCCATGCCTTCCTGATAAGACAAGGTGTTGCCCTCATAGTTGGGGGTGAGCTGGCTCAAAAAGGTAAGGTCTAGGGCATAGCCCCAGGGTTTGTCTTTCACAATTTTATAATCGGCAAAAGAGCTAAGCCGTAGCTCATCAATGGCTTTCTGAAAGGGGTTGGAGCTGGCCCCTAGCCGCTGTACCCCAAAGTTTAAACTAAAGTTGTTTTCCCATTTTAGGCGGCCCTTTTTATAGTCGGCGCCCATAGTGGTACTTCCACCAAAAGCTATTTTGTTTTCTCCTGCCCCCACCTTTGGGTTAATCAAGAGCAGTTGGGCAAAGTCCAAACCGATACCCGCATCATAGGTCCAGCCTTCTTTTTTTTCTTCCGGTTTTTTGTCATCTTGGGCAAAAAGCTGAGGCCCAAAGGCGAATAGCCCAAGGAGGAGCAAAAATTTAGTTTTCATGCTTGTTTTTATTGGTCTACTAAAAGCGTTATTCTTCCTATAGAGTCCATTTTGTAATTTTGGTCACTACTGTGCCTCTTCTTTGACCAAAAAACGAGAGAGCTGGGCATTCACATTGTCGTAGTCCATATTGATCCCCAAGATGTTGCCATCGGGATTGACCAAAATGGTGGTGGGCACTTCCTTAATGCCATAAAGGGCGGCCACATGGTCATTAAATCGACTGAGGTCCGACACATGATGGGGCCAAATTAAGCCATCTTTTTCTATGGCGGCCAACCAAGCTTCTTTGCTGGTCTCAATCCCCACGCTCAAAATCGTAAAGTCTTCGCCTTTGGTAAATTTGGCCCCATGGTATCTGTCATAAAGACGGCGCAATTGCGGATTAGATTGGCGGCAAGGAGCGCACCAGCTGCCCCAAAAGTCTAATAAGACCCATTGTCCCCGCAAATCCGATAAACGCAGGCTGTCGCCGCTGGCCAATTGGCCCGCAAACTCTGGGGCTGGCGTTCCGGAGGTCACTCCCGGCTGACGATACCAACGAAAGCCTACCCAAACGAGGGCAATTACAATGGGAATGATAATGAGCTCTGATAATTTAATATTCATGGCAATCTATTTTGATGAGGGGCAAAATTAAGCTTTCCAAATAGAATAAAGCGTGATTTAGGTTGTTCTCTTTTCCTTTCTGATTGCTTTTTTGGGGCTGCCCCGGCCTTTGGCCGGGTCGGGCTATGCGGGGGCTCGCTGTTCGCTCGGCCCTGCGCTTTTTCGCTGCGCTCAAAAGCTTGGTCTGGCCTTCGGCCACCCCCTACTATCCCTCAGCCAGCTCGCTGCGCTCGCTTCTTGGTCCAAAATAATAAAACAACGCTCGCGAAGCGAGACCGCTTTGCGCTGGGCGCCGCCCAGCGCATCGGCTGAGGGATGGACAGTGGTGCGGCGCAGCCGCAGACCCAGCAGGCAAAGCCTGCGCAGGGCCGAGCAGACCTGCGAGCCACGAAACAGCCCGACCCGACCGATAATTCATGAGGGTTTCAACCCTCATTTTGTGTAGCTTCGCAAAGCGACACCGCTTTGCGCTGGGTTTCAACCTAGCGGAAGGGGCAGCCCCAAAAAAACTAATACTTCACCCGAGGATCTACCCAAGCATAAAGTAGGTCGGCCACCAAATTGCCCAAAATAGTGAGCAAGGCCGCCATTAAGGTGACCCCAAATACCAAAGGCCAATCATAGGCCCGAATGGCCTCAATGACCAACAGCCCCATCCCATTGATGTCGAAAATTAACTCTATGGCAATGGCCCCCGCCAAAGCCCTAGGAAAGACCGCACTGAATAAGGTGATCAAGGGAAATAAAGCGTTGCGGAAGGCATGCCCCCAATAGACCTGCTGCCGACGCAAGCCCTTGGCCCTGGCCGTCCGAATGTAATCCTGCGCCAATACCTGCAACATGGCCGAACGCATCTGCCGAGAAAGGTAGGCAAAGGAGCCGTAGGTGATGGCAAAAATGGGCAAGAATAAATGATAGAGGTAGTCGCCCACTAGCCCCCAAGAAAAGGCCTGACTATCGGGCAAGCCCTGGGTGGGAAACCAATCGTAATGCGCGCCATAGGTGGCGGTGGTCAGAAAGACCACCAGCAAGCTGGCCAGCCAAAAAGAAGGCAAAGAATAAAGCAAAAAGAGAAAATTACTACTCAGTTTGTCTCTCTGGTCGCCAACCAGCTCTAGCCCTTTTTGTTTAGACAAACGCCATTGTCCCCGCCAAGGCCCCAAGAAAAAGAAGAGGGGCAAAACCAAAAAACCAAGCTTTAGCCAAAGCGGCTGTAGACCCCAACTCAAAAATAAAAGGACCCAAAACCAAAGGTAGACGATCTGCAGAAAGAGCAGACTGTATTCACTAATATCTAACATCCGCCCAGAAAGAAGGGCCTTGGCAAAACGCCGAATTTCTGGACCAAAAGAACGGCCCCATTGCTTTAAAAATGCCCGATAATTGAAGCCAATAAAGATGATTTGCAAGGGAATTACCGCCCAAACTGCCCCCGAAACCAGCTCCATCAATTGCAAGAAGAAGCAAAGGGCCAAAAGCGCCCCAAAAATGAGCTGCAAAGGCGATAAAAAGGAGTAATAAGCCGTGGGCCGATAGCGCCAACTGGCCATTTCTACCCCCAAAGGGACCGAAACCCCATAAGAGATCAAGATGGCCAATAAGTTCATGAGCAGGGTCCAGCGCAAGGCCGCCCAAATCTTCTGCAAAACGGGCTGCTGGTCCTGATAAGAAATGCCCAAATCTCCTCGAATCAAACCCCGACTCGCATAGACCTCCCGCAAAGGCAACAAACGGTCTCGCTCCGCCGCCAATTGTCGGTAACTTTCGTTAAACTGCTCTTGCTGCTGCTCCAACTGCCCCATTTGGGCCAATAAAGGCGCCTGCGCCTGACTATCGAGCTGCTCCAACTGAAAGGCTAGCCTTCGCCCTAAACGCGCCAAACTATCCTGGACCAAATTGAGCTGCCCCAACTGCGCATAACAGCTATCCAAACGATGGTGTACGCTACTATCGGGGGCCGAGAAGTAAGGATAATCCCCAAACATCCAGACATGATACTGATTGTTGAGTCCATAAAAATAGAGCTGGGGAATCAGGGTTTCATAGGGCCGAGCCTCCTTGCGCAACTGCTGCAAAGCATAGCGAATACTATCTAGGCCCAAGGCCAAGGGCGCCACTTTAGCCGTTTTGGCCGCTAGGCTGTCGAGCAAAATATCTAGAGGCTCTTCCTCATAACGCTGCCAGAGCTCCTCCTTGAGCTGATCCAATTGGCCCTTTTCTTCATAACTAAAGGCCGCCTTTTGTTCATAATATAAGCGCTCCCAATTTTTTAATTGTTGGTAGTAGGCCATACAATGCTCTGCCGCCCCATATTGGTCCATCAAGCGAGACAATAAGGTTCTGTGCTGCTGCGGTTGCAACTGATACAAATCTTTAGGATAAGCCTGCGAGCTCAATCTGAAATAAAAGGCGGGCCGATCTAAGCCCAGCTCCCGGGCTTTCTGCCGATAGGCTTGGGCCGAGGCAAAGGGACTTTCTTCTCCGCCCTTATTGAGGACCATATCTACGGGGTCTCCCTCCACTAATCGACTCAGGCCAAAGACCAATAAAGAGACCAAGAAAAAGCTGGGAATAAACAGCAAGAGCCGCTTAATCGTGTATAAGAACATGCTGTTAAAAACTAGAGCTTAGAGAAAATTAGTATCCTGTTCGGCCATCTCTAATAAGCTGGCAGAAGGCTTGAAGCGAGGACCAAAACGCTGGGCCAACACCTCTGCCCGAGCCACAAATTCCCGCAAACCATAATCATTGATAAACTGAATCACGCCCCCCTTAAAAGGAGCAAAGCCCCAGCCGTAAATACTCCCTAAGTTGGCATCATAGCTATTTTGAATGACTCCTTCCTCTAGACAGCGAACCGCCTCTAGGCACTGAATAAAAAGCAGACGGTCTTGCAAATCTTTGGGCAACAATTGCTCTTGGGCCAAGGGAAAGTTCTCTTTGAGCTGCCCCCACAAACGGACAGGCTCTTCCTTATAGTTATAAAAGCCCCCATTCCGAGCTTTGCCATAGCGCTCTTGGGCCAACATTTCTTGCAATACAGCAATAGCGGGCGAGGCCTGATAGCGGCCATCTAGCTGCTGGGCCGCCTGCTCTTCGGCCGAAATAATGTACTTAAAGCCCAAATTATCGGCAAAGGCTAGAGGCCCCATGGGCATACCCGCCTGCAAACCCGCATTTTCTATGGCCGCAGGCCCCTGCCCCTCTTTGAGCAGTAAAATGCCCTCCATAAAGTAGGTGCTGGCCACTCTAGAGACAAAAAAGGCGGGACGGTCCTGCACAATAATAGGCGTTTTACGCAATTGCAATACAAAGTCGAAGGCCCGAGCTACGGTTTCATCTGCCGTTTTCTTGCCCACAATAATTTCTACTAAGGGAATGCGATTGAGGGGCGAAAAAAAGTGCATCCCAATATAGTTTTCAGGCTGTATGCTGGCTTGGGCCAAATCAGATACCTGCAGGGAAGCCGTATTGGTGGCCAAAAAGCTGTGTTGCTGCATCTCTAGCTCCACTTCTTTAATGATGCGCTGCTTTAAGGCCATATTTTCAAAGACGGCTTCAATGACCAAATCGCAATCTTCCATCTCCCGCAAATCACTAGTGGTTTGTATGCGGTTCAGAATCTCCTGGGCCTGCTCTGTCGTCATTTTCCCACTTTTCTCTAGGTGGCTGAGCTTCTCTCTGGCGTTGTTTTTTCCTTGCTCGGCTAGGCGTTTGCTCACATCTCGAAGCAATACTTCTATGCCTTGCATAGCGGCCACATAGGCAATGCCCGATCCCATCTGCCCAGCCCCAATCACGCCGATCTTTCGGGCTCTAAAGCGGCCAAAGCCCTTAGGGCGACTCATCCCTTGCTTGATTTTATTCAAATCATACCAAAAGGCTTTGGTCTGGTTACGGCAATTTTTACTCATAATCATGGCCGTAAAGTAGCGGGCATTGATTCGGGTGGCCGCATCAAAGTCAACAGAGGCCCCTTCGGCCATGCAGTTGAGTAGAGACAGCAGGGCAGGGTAGTTGTTTCGGGTTTTGGCAATTAGCTCTGTGCTCAATTTAGCAATGCGCTGGGCCGTTTTTGGATGTTTGGGGTTACTTTCCTTGGCAATGCGGTCTTCGGCATCCCAGGGTTTTTCTATGCAAGGCGAAGAGAGGATCCAGCGCTTAGCGTTGCGGATAAGCTCCTCGGGCCGCTCTACGGCCTCATCAATAATGCCTTTTTGCAAGGCCTCTTTAACGTGTATTTGGCGGCTGCTACTAATAAATTTATAGGCTTCTTCTAGGCCCAGCATCCACATTAGGCGAATAATGCCCCCGCCGCCCGGAATCATCCCCAGCGATAGTTCTGGTAAGCCCAATAAGGTCCTGGGGTGGTCTAGCGCAATGCGATAATGACAGGCCAGCACCAATTCAAAACCACTGCCCAAAGCCGCGCCGTTAATGGCGGCCACTACGGGCACTTTCAAGCGTTCAAAACGTCTGTAAATCTCCCCTAAAAGGGCTGTATGTTCAAAAATCTTAGCGGGCTCCTCGGCTCGGTGCAAAAAATCAAGGTCGCCACCCGCCAAAAAAGAGCGTTTGGCCGATAAGATAATTACCCCCTTCAAGCTTTTGTCTGCTTCCAGATGCTCCAATACAGGCAAAAAAGCCTTAGCAATCTGTGGGTTAATCGTATTGACTCGCTCGCCGCTTTTATCTAAGGTGAGGCTAACAATCCCCTCACTATCTTTCTTATAATATATCATAGCCTAGTTTCTGAATTGAATAGGCAAACTAGCAAAAAAAGCCTTGAATGCTCCTATCTACTGGATACTTTCTTTAAGGGCTTTTCTTTTTTGGGGCTGCCCCGCCCTACGGGCGGGTCGGGCTGTGCCGCAGCTCGCAGGTCTGCTCGGCCCTGCGCTTTTTCGCTTCGCTCAAAAGCTGGGTCTGGCCTTCGGCCACTGCTATCCATCCCTCAGCCAAGAAAGGCGGCCCAAGGCCGCAAAAAAAGGCCAGGGCGCAAGAGCGCCCTGGCCAAGCTGCCGTCAAGGAGCTCTATTTTTAGAAGAATAGGGCTTTGTCATGAGCAGAGCCCAGTTCTTGAAAACAGACTGCTTCTTGTCGGTAGCAGGGCCCAGTTTTTTAAAACGGATAGCTTCTTGTCGGTAGCAGAGCCCAGTTCTTGAAAACAGACTGCTTCTTGTCGGTAGCAGGGCCCAGTTTTTTAAAACAGACTGCTGCTTATCTACTCTTAAGGACCTATAGTGCTAAAGAAATGCTTAAAAAAGGTTGCTTTAGCTCCTTTCTTTTGGGGCCCAATAGTAGGGCGCAGCAGTATTTGGCCCATTCTTGCAGAGAGAAAGCTGCAAAAAAGGCCAGGGCGCTCTTGCGCCCT
This genomic interval from Saprospira grandis contains the following:
- a CDS encoding ABC transporter permease subunit, encoding MFLYTIKRLLLFIPSFFLVSLLVFGLSRLVEGDPVDMVLNKGGEESPFASAQAYRQKARELGLDRPAFYFRLSSQAYPKDLYQLQPQQHRTLLSRLMDQYGAAEHCMAYYQQLKNWERLYYEQKAAFSYEEKGQLDQLKEELWQRYEEEPLDILLDSLAAKTAKVAPLALGLDSIRYALQQLRKEARPYETLIPQLYFYGLNNQYHVWMFGDYPYFSAPDSSVHHRLDSCYAQLGQLNLVQDSLARLGRRLAFQLEQLDSQAQAPLLAQMGQLEQQQEQFNESYRQLAAERDRLLPLREVYASRGLIRGDLGISYQDQQPVLQKIWAALRWTLLMNLLAILISYGVSVPLGVEMASWRYRPTAYYSFLSPLQLIFGALLALCFFLQLMELVSGAVWAVIPLQIIFIGFNYRAFLKQWGRSFGPEIRRFAKALLSGRMLDISEYSLLFLQIVYLWFWVLLFLSWGLQPLWLKLGFLVLPLFFFLGPWRGQWRLSKQKGLELVGDQRDKLSSNFLFLLYSLPSFWLASLLVVFLTTATYGAHYDWFPTQGLPDSQAFSWGLVGDYLYHLFLPIFAITYGSFAYLSRQMRSAMLQVLAQDYIRTARAKGLRRQQVYWGHAFRNALFPLITLFSAVFPRALAGAIAIELIFDINGMGLLVIEAIRAYDWPLVFGVTLMAALLTILGNLVADLLYAWVDPRVKY
- a CDS encoding DUF3078 domain-containing protein; protein product: MKTKFLLLLGLFAFGPQLFAQDDKKPEEKKEGWTYDAGIGLDFAQLLLINPKVGAGENKIAFGGSTTMGADYKKGRLKWENNFSLNFGVQRLGASSNPFQKAIDELRLSSFADYKIVKDKPWGYALDLTFLSQLTPNYEGNTLSYQEGMASRSPRSKFFSPATVTISPSISYKPDDHLSVLISPASLKSIIVADDSIAAIANADASAGVHGTPYGGTDRAAFISRWGVRPTGMTADSVLYANHSMQLGATMKILYKNKFFLNAEKKPRLGVKTSLTLFSDYLHNPQNIDVEWLTTTDLYIFKGLSISLNTIVFYDHDVQVQLDRDNDPDTGVNGYESTGRRVSITESLLIKYNFLF
- a CDS encoding GSCFA domain-containing protein: MKPYSPWPAPLPLPQWPFSLKYSHRLMALGSCFAQEMGLRLARLAYNIDLQPFGQIYNPLSLAHNLERLLSGAWPKAEELFLHQGLYRHFAYHTDFAHPQKEVALGLMRRRFEAARAQLWGADYLFLTLGTAYYYKHEGQIVNNCHKLPQKQFERQQMSIAEGLAALRRVLGVLWEINPSCRIILTVSPIRHLKDGAQGNQRSKARLLLLAEVLEEEFAQLHYFPAYEILLDELRDYRFYANDGAHPNQGAVDYIYQGFGQSLLAQEERGLREKITKLYAAFRHRPNWPDSQAHQDFLQRQEAKLAALKQAHPAISWSQWEQLLGR
- a CDS encoding TlpA family protein disulfide reductase, giving the protein MNIKLSELIIIPIVIALVWVGFRWYRQPGVTSGTPAPEFAGQLASGDSLRLSDLRGQWVLLDFWGSWCAPCRQSNPQLRRLYDRYHGAKFTKGEDFTILSVGIETSKEAWLAAIEKDGLIWPHHVSDLSRFNDHVAALYGIKEVPTTILVNPDGNILGINMDYDNVNAQLSRFLVKEEAQ
- a CDS encoding 3-hydroxyacyl-CoA dehydrogenase NAD-binding domain-containing protein, with the protein product MIYYKKDSEGIVSLTLDKSGERVNTINPQIAKAFLPVLEHLEADKSLKGVIILSAKRSFLAGGDLDFLHRAEEPAKIFEHTALLGEIYRRFERLKVPVVAAINGAALGSGFELVLACHYRIALDHPRTLLGLPELSLGMIPGGGGIIRLMWMLGLEEAYKFISSSRQIHVKEALQKGIIDEAVERPEELIRNAKRWILSSPCIEKPWDAEDRIAKESNPKHPKTAQRIAKLSTELIAKTRNNYPALLSLLNCMAEGASVDFDAATRINARYFTAMIMSKNCRNQTKAFWYDLNKIKQGMSRPKGFGRFRARKIGVIGAGQMGSGIAYVAAMQGIEVLLRDVSKRLAEQGKNNAREKLSHLEKSGKMTTEQAQEILNRIQTTSDLREMEDCDLVIEAVFENMALKQRIIKEVELEMQQHSFLATNTASLQVSDLAQASIQPENYIGMHFFSPLNRIPLVEIIVGKKTADETVARAFDFVLQLRKTPIIVQDRPAFFVSRVASTYFMEGILLLKEGQGPAAIENAGLQAGMPMGPLAFADNLGFKYIISAEEQAAQQLDGRYQASPAIAVLQEMLAQERYGKARNGGFYNYKEEPVRLWGQLKENFPLAQEQLLPKDLQDRLLFIQCLEAVRCLEEGVIQNSYDANLGSIYGWGFAPFKGGVIQFINDYGLREFVARAEVLAQRFGPRFKPSASLLEMAEQDTNFL
- a CDS encoding AI-2E family transporter — translated: MAKIRSYIGFGLGILAVAAIFYYFSDIISWLVIAWIVSLLGSPVMDLLGRLRIGKFRLPASARALITLSLFLTVLGLFVALFVPVIVQQGRNLASVDYKQLLESLEDPINHSFEQLEEWGLVAENDFFVEDSTQLQQEQGPFPPIVSVDSMVQQLSDSLNGPNIELHITVQGEGLKVPVIGADSLVTAAPSSRLVQLEQQALQYINPASLLKTTFSTMLAWLGNIFVLITSVSFIAFFFLQEEGLFANLIKGPFPEKYDAQLDKTLQLTKKMLIRYFEGILGQVTAVSVYVWLLLWLVGAPNAFLIAFFAAIINVVPYLGPFLGLIFGLLVCICSSLNVDFYAETVPLLIKVALVFASMQALDNMLLQPLIFSKSVKAHPLEIFLVIIVGSKLGGILGMVIAIPAYTVIRVIASIFLSEFRLVQGLTQQLGIRNTWGGEQEVARPEQDDREKHDDSMDANWD